A single Cellulomonas sp. SLBN-39 DNA region contains:
- a CDS encoding ribonuclease J gives MSHPHPDLTLPPPLPAGGLRVVPLGGLGEVGRNMAVLEHEGRLLVIDCGVLFPEDNQPGVDLILPDFDYIKDRLDDIEAIVLTHGHEDHIGAVPYLLRLRADIPLVGSQLTLAFLEAKLKEHRIAPLTLAVREGQVEQLGVFECEFVAVNHSIPDALAVAVTTAAGTVLHTGDFKMDQLPLDGRITDLRAFARLGERGVDLFMVDSTNAEVPGFVAPEREIGPVLDQVFAESTGRVVVASFASHVHRVQQVVDAAVANDRKVALVGRSMVRNMGIAAELGYLKVPDGALVDIKQVEHLPDDRVVLMCTGSQGEPMAALSRMANKDHKVSVGAGDTVVLASSLIPGNENAVFRVINGLMRLGARVVHSGNAKVHVSGHASAGELLYCYNVLRPRNVMPVHGEVRHLVANAALAVRTGVPADRVVLAEDGVVVDLVDGRASVVGAVPCGYVYVDGSSVGAITEVELKDRRILGDEGFVSIFAVVSSQDGTVLAGPQIHARGVAEPDDVFDAVLPQLTQALEEAVRGGATDTHQLQQVMRRVVGRWVSGRLRRRPMIIPVVVEA, from the coding sequence GCGGAACATGGCCGTCCTCGAGCACGAGGGCCGGCTGCTCGTCATCGACTGCGGCGTGCTGTTCCCCGAGGACAACCAGCCCGGCGTCGACCTGATCCTGCCGGACTTCGACTACATCAAGGACCGCCTCGACGACATCGAGGCGATCGTGCTCACGCACGGCCACGAGGACCACATCGGCGCGGTGCCGTACCTCCTGCGGCTGCGCGCGGACATCCCGCTCGTCGGCTCGCAGCTGACGCTCGCGTTCCTCGAGGCCAAGCTCAAGGAGCACCGCATCGCGCCCCTGACGCTCGCCGTGCGCGAGGGCCAGGTCGAGCAGCTCGGCGTCTTCGAGTGCGAGTTCGTCGCCGTGAACCACTCGATCCCCGACGCGCTCGCGGTGGCCGTCACCACCGCCGCCGGCACGGTGCTGCACACCGGCGACTTCAAGATGGACCAGCTCCCGCTCGACGGTCGCATCACCGACCTGCGGGCGTTCGCGCGCCTCGGCGAGCGGGGCGTCGACCTGTTCATGGTCGACTCCACCAACGCGGAGGTCCCCGGCTTCGTCGCCCCCGAGCGCGAGATCGGCCCCGTGCTCGACCAGGTCTTCGCCGAGTCCACCGGGCGCGTCGTCGTCGCGTCGTTCGCCTCGCACGTGCACCGCGTCCAGCAGGTCGTCGACGCCGCCGTCGCCAACGACCGCAAGGTCGCGCTCGTCGGGCGCTCCATGGTCCGCAACATGGGCATCGCCGCCGAGCTGGGGTACCTCAAGGTCCCCGACGGGGCGCTCGTCGACATCAAGCAGGTCGAGCACCTGCCCGACGACCGCGTCGTGCTCATGTGCACCGGCTCCCAGGGCGAGCCGATGGCGGCGCTGTCGCGGATGGCGAACAAGGACCACAAGGTCTCCGTCGGCGCCGGCGACACCGTGGTGCTCGCGTCGAGCCTCATCCCGGGCAACGAGAACGCCGTGTTCCGCGTCATCAACGGGCTGATGCGCCTGGGGGCGCGCGTCGTGCACTCGGGGAACGCCAAGGTCCACGTCTCGGGTCACGCCAGCGCCGGCGAGCTCCTGTACTGCTACAACGTCCTGCGCCCGCGCAACGTCATGCCGGTCCACGGCGAGGTCCGGCACCTGGTCGCCAACGCCGCGCTCGCGGTGAGGACCGGCGTGCCCGCGGACCGGGTCGTCCTCGCGGAGGACGGTGTCGTCGTCGACCTCGTCGACGGGCGGGCCAGCGTCGTCGGCGCCGTGCCCTGCGGGTACGTGTACGTCGACGGGTCGAGCGTGGGCGCGATCACGGAGGTCGAGCTCAAGGACCGCCGGATCCTCGGCGACGAGGGTTTCGTGTCGATCTTCGCGGTGGTCTCGTCGCAGGACGGCACCGTGCTCGCGGGCCCGCAGATCCACGCGCGCGGCGTCGCCGAGCCCGACGACGTCTTCGACGCCGTGCTGCCGCAGCTGACGCAGGCGCTGGAGGAGGCCGTGCGCGGCGGTGCGACCGACACCCACCAGCTCCAGCAGGTGATGCGCCGCGTCGTGGGCCGCTGGGTGTCGGGGCGGCTGCGGCGGCGCCCGATGATCATCCCCGTCGTCGTCGAGGCGTAG